The region GAGAGAACCTTCCTCGGCACGCAGCACCTCGCCGGAGGTATCTGCAATGGCGGTCATGATGGCATAGCCGTGGAGTCGCGGGCGCCGCGACAATATTTTGAGCACCAGCAGATCGAGAGAGCCTTGAAGAGCGTCAGTTCTAGCCATACTTAGACATCTTTATATAGATGTCTGGGTATACTGTCAAACGATGTACGGAGCCTGATGGACCTGGCGCGGGCGCTTGCCGGACTGAAGTCGATGCAGAGCTGATTCTGCGAATTTCCGATGGTTGTTGGGGAGCTGGTGTGAACGTTATGCGAAAGCGTTGGATTGCAGCCCTGGGTCTCGCTACCTATAGCGCGATCCTGATAAAACTTGTGGTGTTTAAGACCGGATCGCTCCTTGAAACCAGACATCTGAGGCTCAGGTTTACCGACCACAGTACAGGTCGGGCCAACTACATGCCGTTCAGGACCATCTGGCCGTATCTGCAGGGCCATCCCAGGTGGCTGATTGCGATCGTCAATCTTGTTGGGAACATAGCTCCGTTTATGCCCATCGG is a window of Edaphobacter sp. 12200R-103 DNA encoding:
- a CDS encoding VanZ family protein: MRKRWIAALGLATYSAILIKLVVFKTGSLLETRHLRLRFTDHSTGRANYMPFRTIWPYLQGHPRWLIAIVNLVGNIAPFMPIGFLAPLVYRKMTWQRSLVLAFATGLAMEGLEVMFRVGIFDIDDVLLNAFGVMLGYWIFTGFEEPTRPRLRSA